Below is a genomic region from Methanobrevibacter oralis.
CTCGTTGGTATGTATTCACCTGTACGTTATAATGCTATAGACCCAACAATTTTTGTTGCAATCATGTTCCCATTTTTCTTCGGGTTCTGTTTAACTGATGCAGTTTATGGTTTAGTTGTGTCTTTATTAGGTGTTTTATTATTACGTGGTTTAGGTAAATTAAATGATACAATGAATTCATTTGGTTGGATTCTAGTAGCATGTGGAATCTGGTCAATAATATTAGGTTTAATTACAAATGGTTTTTTAGGAGATTTACCAGAAAGAATTTTAGGTTTCCGTTTACCTACTATTGTAGGAGCTGTTGAATCATTTGTTCACCCAGATACAATCTTAATAATTGCTATATTAGTAGGTATTGTTTATCTTAATATTGGTTTTATTGTTGGTACAATCAATAATTTAAGATATGGTGATAAAAAAGAAGCTATTGGATCCCAACTTTGTTGGTTTGTTTTAGAAGCTGGTATTATATTATTAGCTTTAGGATTCGTAATGCCTGCAATTGGCATGATTGGAATGATATTAGGAGTTATACTAATACTTGCATGTATTGGAATGTTAGTTTATGGAAATGGTGCTTATGGAGTTATGGATATCTTCGGATATATGGGAGATGTTTTATCTTTTGCTCGTCTTTTAGCACTATGTTTAGCTACTGGTGGTATTGCTATGACAGTAAATATTTTAACTGTAATGGTGGGCGATATGATTCCATATGTAGGTATTGTAGTAGCTATTTTTGTCTTTATTTTTGGACATATAGCAAACTTTGCGTTCCAAGTATTAGGTGCATTTGTTAATTCATTACGTCTTAATTATGTAGAATTTTTTGCTCAATTCTTTATGAGTGGTAAAAATAACTTTGAAGCTTTTAAAGCAAAAAGAACATTTACCAAACTTAAAAATTAAAATTTTCATTTAAAGTTAAATTTATAAAATTAATATATTCAAAAAGGTGAATTAAATATGGTAGAAATTACTTTAGGTACTGCTTTAGCAGCTATTGGTGCTGGAGTAGCAATTGGTTTTGCTGGATTAGGTTCTGGTTTAGGGCAAGGTATGGCAGCAGCTGGTTCTGTAGGAGCAGTTGCAGAAGATAACGACATGTTTGCTCGGGGTATTATTTTCTCTGCATTACCAGAGACTCAAGCTATTTATGGTTTCTTGATTGCTATTTTATTATTAGTATTCTCAGGTTTATTAGGTACTGGAAAACCATTAAGTATTGAAGCAGGTATTGTAGCTATTGGTGTAGGTGCATCTATTGGTTTTGCAGGTTTAGGTTCTGGTATGGGACAAGGTATTGCAGCATCCTCATCTGTTGGTGCTATTGTAGAAGACAATGACATGTTTGCTCGTGGTATTATTTTCTCTGCATTACCAGAGACTCAAGCTATTTATGGTTTCTTGATTGCTATTTTACTTATGGTATTCGGCGGAATATTGGCGGCAGCTTAAGGAGGCAATTTGTATGAGCTCAGGCACAGATAAAATTGTTTCAAGCATAATGTCTGAAGCCCAGGAGAAAGCTGATATAATCATTCAAAATGCTAACGCAGAAGTTTCAACTATTAATGCTCGTGCAGAAAAAACTGCAGAAGCAGAAAAAAGTAAAATTTTAGAAAATGGTAAAAAACAATCTGATATGAGATATCAGCAAATCATTTCCGAAGCTAAGATGAATGCTCGTAGAGCCGAATTAGGTGCTAAAGAAGAAGTAATTGAAGCAGCTTTTACTAAAGCTAGTGAAGAGCTAAAAGCAAAAGCTTCTTCTTATGATGATGAGTACTCCCAATCTTTAATTGCAAATATAAAAGAAGCTGCTAGTGAAATTGGTGGTGGAGATTTAATTGTTCAATTAAATGGTGCAGACTCAAGCAAAATTGAAAATAAACTAAGTGAACTCTCTTCAGATATTTCTCGTGAAATTGGTACATCTACTACTCTTAAATTAGGTGAACCTATTGAAGCTATTGGTGGAGCTATTGTAAAAACCAGTAATGGATATATTGAAGTAAATAATACTATCGAATCTAGATTAGATAGATTTAAAAGTGTATTACGTAGTGAAGTTGCTAGCATATTATTTAAATAAGGAGGATAAATTATGGCTGATGAAATTGCTACATTGATTAGTTCAGTAGGACTTACACCAGAAGCATTCATTGCATTTTGTGTAATTGCAATCCTTGTAGTAGGTGCTGTAGTTGTGATCATTACATCTAGACCAATTTTGGATATTTATCCTTATCTTAATCCAAGTGCAAGAGTAAGAGCTAGAAAAGGAAGATTATTTACAGAAAAACAAATCTCTGAAATCGTTGAAACAAATGATGTTGGAGAAGTTGAAAATTATCTTAAAGGTGTTCCTGAATATGCTGATGCATTAGACGATTATCCTCTTGATAAAGCATTGGATGTTCAGCGTGCTAATACTTATGACTTTATTGCAAGAGTAGCTCCTAAGGAAGTTAAAAAGCCTTTTGTTGTAATGTCTAAGAAAACCGACATTAACAATATTAAAAGTCTTTTAACTGCTAAGGAAGTTGGCCTTACAGCAGAAGAGACTAAAGAATTATTAGTTCCATGTGGATCTT
It encodes:
- a CDS encoding V-type proton ATPase subunit E; this encodes MSSGTDKIVSSIMSEAQEKADIIIQNANAEVSTINARAEKTAEAEKSKILENGKKQSDMRYQQIISEAKMNARRAELGAKEEVIEAAFTKASEELKAKASSYDDEYSQSLIANIKEAASEIGGGDLIVQLNGADSSKIENKLSELSSDISREIGTSTTLKLGEPIEAIGGAIVKTSNGYIEVNNTIESRLDRFKSVLRSEVASILFK
- a CDS encoding ATP synthase subunit K (produces ATP from ADP in the presence of a proton gradient across the membrane; the K subunit is a nonenzymatic component which binds the dimeric form by interacting with the G and E subunits), which translates into the protein MVEITLGTALAAIGAGVAIGFAGLGSGLGQGMAAAGSVGAVAEDNDMFARGIIFSALPETQAIYGFLIAILLLVFSGLLGTGKPLSIEAGIVAIGVGASIGFAGLGSGMGQGIAASSSVGAIVEDNDMFARGIIFSALPETQAIYGFLIAILLMVFGGILAAA